The DNA segment AACTCTTTGAGTTATCAACACTACTAACAAGCACTTTAATAACTCTGCGAGTTATTAACATTCCCACAGGCTCTACTACTAAATTTTTGGAGAAAATTTAGAAAAGAAAAAAAAGAAGGCTTGACATTTCAACATAGCAGTTAACTATAAAGGCAAAATAATATTTTCATCTAATGCGTTTGCCCTGGATAGATAGAAAAAAAATATAGAAAAATAGTATAATATAAAGATGGGTATGGTCTTTATTTTTTTAACATAACAGAATATTAAGGAGTAGATTGGATGAAACCCATACTTGTGGTTGACGATGATCCCCAGATGAGGGACGCCCTGAGGGAAGCAATAAAAAGGCTGGGATTTGAGGCAATAGTGGCTGAAAACGGGCAGGACGCCCTGAGTAAACTTGCAGGCACCCCTATTGCCCTTGTCGTAACGGATATGAAAATGCCTAAAATGGACGGCTTGACTTTTTTGAAAGAAGTTAAAAAGCGCGTGGGAAATCTCCCCGTGCTTGTTATAACAGGGTTTGGAACGGTTGAAAACGCAGTTGAGGCCATGAAAGAAGGCGCCTCGGATTACCTGATGAAACCCTTTTCTTTTGACACTCTTACCCGTAAGATTAACTCCATCATGGAGGCTATGGCCTCGGCAAAGGAGATTATCACGGAAAATAATAAAATGAAAAAAATCCTGCTCCTTGCTAACGAGGTTTCCTCAGGGGACACTACCGTGCTGATTTACGGTGAGAGCGGTACCGGTAAAGAGCTGGTAGCAAGGTTTATCCACCAGTGTAGCCAGAGAAAGCAAAAACAATTTATTGGTGTAAACTGTGCCGCCATTCCGGAAAATCTCCTGGAATCAGAGCTGTTCGGGCACGAAAAAGGTGCTTTTACCGGTGCTGCCGATAAGAAACTAGGCAAATTTGAGCTTGCAAGCGGTGGTACTATCCTTTTGGATGAAATCGGGGAGATGCCTCTCGCCCTTCAGGCAAAACTCCTAAGAGTGCTTCAGGAAAAGGAAATAGACAGGGTCGGAGGAAAACAGACTATCCCCATAGATACCAGAGTGATTGCCACCACAAACAGAGACCTCTACAAGGAAAGCACTGAGGGGAAATTCAGAGAAGACCTCTACTACAGGCTTAGCGTCTTTCCGCTTCACATTCCCCCTTTGAGAGAACGTCCGGAGGATATTGTAGCCCTGTCGGAGTACTTTGTTAAAAA comes from the Nitrospirae bacterium YQR-1 genome and includes:
- a CDS encoding sigma-54 dependent transcriptional regulator gives rise to the protein MKPILVVDDDPQMRDALREAIKRLGFEAIVAENGQDALSKLAGTPIALVVTDMKMPKMDGLTFLKEVKKRVGNLPVLVITGFGTVENAVEAMKEGASDYLMKPFSFDTLTRKINSIMEAMASAKEIITENNKMKKILLLANEVSSGDTTVLIYGESGTGKELVARFIHQCSQRKQKQFIGVNCAAIPENLLESELFGHEKGAFTGAADKKLGKFELASGGTILLDEIGEMPLALQAKLLRVLQEKEIDRVGGKQTIPIDTRVIATTNRDLYKESTEGKFREDLYYRLSVFPLHIPPLRERPEDIVALSEYFVKKYASLLNKGVKGIKKEALSVIEKNPWRGNIRELENVIHRAVLLSRTEYIDADDFMFDDPAGAATGTDAKGIRAMEKDLIFKTLKEVDGNKTKAAKILGVSVRTIRNKLNEYGKDFPGV